GCGGCCTTTTTAGTGGGGCTCACTTTTTGGGGACGAGGTAAGGAATCCGATTCGCCGCTCGAGCTAAGCTGCCTTTGTTGTGCCAGCACCCCAGCATCCCCACAGGACCCGTTACTTCCGTGCGAGTTGCTTCAGGTAGGATCTCGCCGACCCCGGACCCGCGAACGGCAGCGCCCGACCCAAGGGCCCCAACGGAGCCCATCCCAAAGGAGACCATCGATGAAACGAGTGACGATAAACCGAGTGATCGTCTTTACACTCATGCTGCTGCTGGGCTTTCTCGGTCTCGCGGCGGCCCAAGAGGAGGCGGACGAAGCGCCGGAGGCACAGGTCAACACCGTCGAGGGCACGGCCTTTATCCCGGCGCAGCTCGAGGCCAGCGAAGAGCGCATCGGCGGGCTTCAACTCCCCGAGGGTTTTGAGATAAGCGTCTTTGCCGAAGGCTTCGAGCGCCCGCGCATGATGGCGCAGGGCGAAGACGGCGCCGTCTTCGTGACGCTCCAGGAGGCGGGCGAGGTAGTCGCGCTGAGGGATAGCGACGGCGACGGCCAGGCCGACGACCGGCAGACCGTGGCCTCGGAACTCGAGGGGGTTCACGGCGTCGCCATCCACGAGGGCCGGCTCTACCTCGCCAACCCGACGACGGTCTGGGTCGGCGACCTTCCCGGCGAGGGCGAGGAGGCGGAGCTCGAGGTCGTCATCGACGACCTGCCCGACGGCGGCCAGCACGGCAACCGCACCATGCGCTTCGGCCCTGACGGCATGCTCTACATCAATGTCGGCTCGTCCTGCAACTCCTGCCCGGAGACCAACGAGGAGCACGCCACCATCTTACAGGTGGAGCCTGACGGCTCGTCGCGCGAAATCTTCGCGAGCGGCCTGCGCAACACCCTCGGCTTCGACTGGCACCCGGAAACGGGCGAGATGTGGGGTATGGACATGGGCGCCGACTGGCGCGGCGACGACTCGCCGCCTGACGAGCTGAACCTCATCGAGGCGGGCAACGACTACGGCTGGCCCTACTGCTACGCCGACAGGCAGCCTGACCTGTATATCCCCTATCCCCCGCCCGACGAAAGCTACGACGATTTGGCGGCCTACTGCGAGGCCGAGACGGTGGGGCAGGTCATCGGCTATCAGGCGCACTCCTCGCCGATCAACTTCGTCTTCTACACCGCCGAGAGCTTCCCCGAGGACTACCGAGGACACGCCTTCGTGACCATGCGCGGCTCCTGGAACCGCCAGCCGCCGGTGGGCTACAAGGTGGTGCTGCTGCGCTTCGAGAACGGCGAGCCCAGCGAATTCGAGGACTTCATCACCGGCTGGCTGCTCGAGGACGGCCAGGCGCAGTTCGGCCGCATCGCCGGCCTGCTGGTCATGCAGGACGGCTCGCTGCTTATCGCCGAGGA
This is a stretch of genomic DNA from Deinococcota bacterium. It encodes these proteins:
- a CDS encoding PQQ-dependent sugar dehydrogenase, producing MKRVTINRVIVFTLMLLLGFLGLAAAQEEADEAPEAQVNTVEGTAFIPAQLEASEERIGGLQLPEGFEISVFAEGFERPRMMAQGEDGAVFVTLQEAGEVVALRDSDGDGQADDRQTVASELEGVHGVAIHEGRLYLANPTTVWVGDLPGEGEEAELEVVIDDLPDGGQHGNRTMRFGPDGMLYINVGSSCNSCPETNEEHATILQVEPDGSSREIFASGLRNTLGFDWHPETGEMWGMDMGADWRGDDSPPDELNLIEAGNDYGWPYCYADRQPDLYIPYPPPDESYDDLAAYCEAETVGQVIGYQAHSSPINFVFYTAESFPEDYRGHAFVTMRGSWNRQPPVGYKVVLLRFENGEPSEFEDFITGWLLEDGQAQFGRIAGLLVMQDGSLLIAEDTGGVIYRVSYDAGGQ